The following coding sequences are from one Candidatus Endomicrobium procryptotermitis window:
- a CDS encoding site-specific DNA-methyltransferase, with protein sequence MKIESVLYLGDSKDELKHISDNSIDLIITSPPYADQRKTTYGGIHPNKYVEWFLPISEQLLRVLKPSGTFILNIKEKAVNGERSTYVIELILAMRKQGWFWTEEFIWHKKNSYPGKWPNRFRDSWEHLLQFNKSKKFNMYQEAVMVPMGDWAKTRLKNLSDTDKIRDNSKVGSGFGKNVSNWLQREKAYPTNVLHIATECNNKNHSAAFPQELPEWFIKLFTKQYDVVLDPFMGSGTSLFAAKRLFRNSIGIDIVPQYYNMVKERLIPSSHYLFEQQRSYEKIKYGRRSKICRKRDKNVSSQKNKKFGRTSIVSSFKKEKSISVQGKKCSHGRANC encoded by the coding sequence ATGAAAATAGAATCCGTTTTATATCTCGGTGACAGCAAAGACGAATTAAAACACATATCAGATAATTCCATAGATCTCATAATAACTTCTCCGCCATATGCCGATCAAAGAAAGACTACTTATGGAGGAATACACCCTAATAAATATGTAGAATGGTTTCTTCCAATATCAGAACAGCTTTTACGTGTTTTAAAGCCAAGCGGAACTTTTATATTAAACATTAAAGAAAAAGCCGTAAACGGAGAACGCAGTACTTATGTAATAGAGCTTATTCTTGCTATGCGCAAACAAGGATGGTTTTGGACGGAAGAGTTTATCTGGCATAAAAAAAACAGTTATCCCGGAAAATGGCCTAACCGCTTTAGAGACAGCTGGGAACATCTTCTTCAATTTAATAAAAGTAAAAAATTTAACATGTATCAGGAAGCGGTTATGGTACCGATGGGTGATTGGGCAAAAACGCGGTTAAAAAATTTATCGGATACGGATAAAATACGCGATAATTCAAAAGTCGGAAGTGGTTTTGGAAAAAATGTATCCAATTGGCTGCAAAGGGAAAAAGCCTATCCCACTAATGTTCTTCATATTGCTACAGAATGTAATAACAAAAATCATTCTGCGGCATTCCCACAGGAATTACCCGAATGGTTTATAAAACTTTTCACAAAACAATACGACGTCGTCTTGGATCCTTTTATGGGAAGCGGTACGTCATTGTTTGCCGCAAAAAGATTATTTCGTAATTCTATCGGGATAGATATAGTTCCACAATATTATAATATGGTAAAAGAGCGATTGATTCCAAGCAGTCATTATTTATTTGAACAACAGAGGAGTTATGAAAAAATTAAATATGGAAGACGTAGTAAAATATGTAGAAAAAGAGATAAAAACGTTTCATCACAAAAGAATAAAAAGTTTGGACGGACTTCAATTGTCTCAAGTTTTAAAAAGGAAAAATCCATATCTGTTCAAGGCAAAAAATGTTCTCACGGCAGAGCAAATTGTTAA
- a CDS encoding Gfo/Idh/MocA family oxidoreductase, which yields MSTVRTAVIGVGSLGQHHARILGTHPNSKLEFIVDTDEKRANKIAKANPANPAVLTDFKQIISKTDAAVIAAPTQFHYQIARPLLESGIHCLVEKPITLNVEEAQELIEIAQKNNVILQVGHVERFNPAVIAAAPYINNPRFIEVNRLGSYDPRTAHIGVVLDLMIHDLDMLFYLVKDKIVSFEAHGAKILSETEDIAKVRLKFANGCVADVSASRVSIDKYRRIRIFQPDAYISIDYAGKSLKMYTKKEGKEKITSLLDIDIKKPKIPSNEPLFYELDNFLKSTIEGKKPMVSGEQGRDAVELALNILKQMVF from the coding sequence ATGAGCACAGTAAGAACCGCTGTAATTGGAGTGGGTTCTCTTGGACAGCATCATGCACGGATTCTGGGGACGCATCCAAATTCTAAGCTCGAGTTTATAGTTGATACTGATGAGAAAAGAGCAAACAAAATAGCGAAAGCAAATCCGGCAAATCCGGCAGTTTTAACGGATTTTAAACAAATTATCTCAAAAACAGATGCCGCCGTTATCGCCGCGCCAACTCAATTCCATTATCAAATTGCAAGACCTCTTTTAGAAAGCGGAATACATTGTCTAGTAGAAAAACCGATTACGCTGAACGTCGAAGAGGCTCAGGAGCTGATAGAAATCGCGCAAAAAAATAATGTGATTTTGCAGGTAGGGCATGTCGAAAGATTTAATCCCGCAGTTATAGCAGCTGCTCCTTACATAAACAATCCCAGATTCATAGAAGTAAATAGGCTCGGGTCCTACGACCCTAGAACTGCGCATATAGGCGTCGTGCTGGACTTAATGATACACGATTTGGACATGCTTTTTTATCTCGTGAAAGATAAAATCGTTTCTTTTGAAGCTCACGGCGCAAAAATTCTTTCAGAAACCGAAGATATAGCAAAAGTGCGGTTAAAATTTGCAAACGGCTGTGTTGCGGACGTTTCGGCAAGCAGAGTATCCATAGATAAATACAGAAGGATAAGAATTTTTCAACCAGACGCGTATATTTCAATCGATTATGCAGGAAAGAGCCTTAAAATGTACACGAAAAAAGAAGGCAAAGAGAAAATTACCTCTCTTTTGGACATAGACATCAAGAAGCCTAAAATTCCTTCAAATGAACCTCTGTTTTACGAGCTGGACAACTTTTTAAAAAGCACAATTGAAGGCAAAAAACCTATGGTTTCCGGCGAACAAGGCAGAGACGCCGTCGAATTGGCACTTAATATTTTAAAGCAGATGGTATTTTAA
- a CDS encoding DegT/DnrJ/EryC1/StrS family aminotransferase → MIPIAHPVIEEEEKKLIEEVLDSRMLASGKYVETFERDFAQYCSTKFAISAANGTAALHTALLTCGIKPGDKVVTTPFSFIATSNSILFCSAKPIFADIDPETYNISPAELEKILKKEKNVKAVLIVHLYGLACDMDAILKLKKKYKFKLIEDACQSHGAEYKGKKVGSFGDAAAFSFYATKNMMTGEGGIVLINDAKSDKYARQIINHGRDGHSTFTVLGYNYRLTNLAAAIGIEQLKKLEKWTSKRIENAQKYNNSFKELDFIKTPFIPKSSRHVFHQYTVRIKAGERNKFMNYLKENGIGCGIYYDTVLYRQPYYKKLGYKAGLCPQAEKATKEVVSLPVHPSLSDSDIDKIIKVIKGYKK, encoded by the coding sequence ATGATTCCCATAGCTCATCCTGTAATAGAAGAGGAAGAAAAAAAGCTTATAGAAGAAGTTCTCGATTCCAGAATGCTTGCAAGCGGGAAATACGTAGAAACTTTTGAACGAGATTTTGCGCAATATTGCAGCACAAAGTTCGCAATATCTGCCGCAAACGGAACGGCGGCGCTGCATACGGCGCTTTTGACATGCGGTATTAAGCCCGGCGATAAAGTCGTTACTACTCCTTTTTCGTTTATAGCTACTTCTAACTCTATACTGTTTTGCAGCGCAAAACCGATTTTTGCCGATATAGATCCAGAAACATATAATATTAGCCCCGCGGAACTCGAAAAGATACTGAAAAAAGAAAAAAATGTTAAGGCCGTCCTTATCGTTCATCTTTATGGGCTTGCCTGTGATATGGACGCCATATTGAAGCTGAAAAAGAAGTATAAATTTAAATTGATTGAAGACGCATGTCAGTCGCACGGTGCGGAATATAAAGGCAAAAAAGTTGGTTCTTTTGGCGATGCGGCGGCTTTTTCTTTTTATGCGACCAAAAACATGATGACTGGCGAAGGCGGAATAGTTTTGATAAATGATGCAAAATCCGATAAATACGCAAGGCAGATAATAAATCACGGCAGGGATGGGCATTCGACTTTTACCGTTTTGGGTTACAATTACAGGCTCACAAATCTTGCTGCTGCAATAGGTATAGAGCAGCTAAAAAAGCTCGAAAAATGGACTTCAAAAAGAATAGAAAATGCGCAAAAATATAATAATTCTTTTAAAGAATTGGATTTTATAAAAACGCCTTTTATTCCTAAAAGTTCAAGACATGTATTCCATCAATATACCGTAAGGATAAAAGCTGGTGAAAGAAATAAATTTATGAACTATCTTAAAGAAAACGGCATCGGCTGCGGGATATATTATGATACAGTTCTTTACAGACAGCCTTATTATAAAAAGCTCGGATATAAAGCGGGACTTTGTCCGCAGGCGGAAAAAGCCACAAAAGAAGTGGTTTCGCTTCCTGTGCATCCGTCTCTTTCAGATTCGGATATCGATAAAATCATAAAAGTAATAAAAGGTTATAAAAAATGA
- a CDS encoding GNAT family N-acetyltransferase: MKDTGTQIIPTERFILRRFTTDDAQAMFKWACDNDVTRYMNWDSHKSIETTKYIISTWVACYKKDDFYLWAITNKNSNEPIGSIDYHDINKRIESLEVGFCLLKKYWKQGIMTEVLKTTNDYMLNIADYNRIEGFCDIENKSSAKVMQKCGMIYEGVRRHGGKYDDGHFCDVDVYSIIKADIKKI; the protein is encoded by the coding sequence ATGAAAGATACAGGAACTCAAATTATCCCAACGGAAAGATTTATACTAAGGCGTTTTACGACTGATGACGCACAAGCCATGTTCAAATGGGCTTGTGACAATGATGTAACAAGATATATGAACTGGGATTCGCATAAAAGCATAGAAACGACAAAATATATCATTTCGACATGGGTTGCCTGCTATAAAAAAGACGATTTTTATCTTTGGGCAATAACGAATAAAAACTCTAACGAGCCTATAGGCAGCATAGATTATCATGATATAAATAAAAGAATCGAAAGCCTTGAGGTAGGGTTTTGCCTTTTAAAAAAATATTGGAAACAAGGAATTATGACTGAAGTTCTGAAAACAACAAATGATTATATGTTAAATATTGCAGATTACAATCGCATAGAAGGTTTTTGCGATATAGAAAATAAATCTTCGGCTAAAGTCATGCAGAAATGCGGCATGATATACGAAGGTGTAAGAAGACACGGCGGAAAATATGACGACGGGCATTTTTGTGATGTAGATGTTTACTCGATTATAAAAGCGGATATTAAAAAAATATAG
- the lpxI gene encoding UDP-2,3-diacylglucosamine diphosphatase LpxI (LpxI, functionally equivalent to LpxH, replaces it in LPS biosynthesis in a minority of bacteria.) has product MKKIGLIAGNGRFPFLVAEEIKKSGGQIICVGLKEEADQGLDKLCDKYFSISVGKFQKIVDALKGEGVETAIMAGQVKHVKIYSAIGMDWRAIKVMGSLVNKKTDTILGTIANEFLKDGITLMPSHIYLKSLLPEKGLIAGKKLSSQENKNIEFGFKIAKAIAGFDIGQTVVVKDKSVLAIESVEGTDECIKRAYQLGGEGSVVVKVAKPNQDFRFDVPVIGTRTVDTLKENKARVMAIEAGVTLILDKDEVIKKAKEAGVTIIAV; this is encoded by the coding sequence ATGAAAAAAATAGGTCTAATTGCAGGAAATGGAAGATTTCCTTTTCTGGTCGCCGAAGAAATAAAAAAAAGCGGCGGCCAAATCATATGTGTGGGCTTGAAAGAAGAAGCCGACCAAGGACTTGATAAGCTTTGCGATAAATATTTTTCAATTTCTGTCGGAAAATTCCAAAAAATCGTCGATGCGCTTAAAGGTGAAGGCGTTGAAACGGCCATTATGGCGGGGCAAGTCAAGCATGTTAAGATATATTCAGCCATAGGCATGGATTGGCGTGCGATCAAAGTTATGGGAAGCCTAGTAAACAAAAAAACAGATACCATACTAGGAACAATCGCAAACGAATTTCTTAAAGATGGAATAACACTTATGCCGTCGCATATATATTTAAAAAGCCTTCTGCCTGAAAAAGGTCTTATAGCCGGAAAAAAGCTTTCTTCGCAAGAAAATAAGAACATTGAATTCGGATTTAAAATCGCCAAAGCAATAGCGGGATTCGATATAGGGCAGACTGTCGTCGTAAAAGATAAATCCGTTCTTGCCATTGAATCGGTGGAAGGAACCGATGAATGCATAAAAAGAGCATACCAGCTCGGCGGAGAAGGTTCTGTCGTAGTAAAAGTAGCAAAGCCTAATCAGGATTTCAGGTTCGATGTGCCTGTAATAGGTACGAGGACCGTAGATACTCTGAAAGAAAATAAAGCCAGGGTTATGGCGATAGAGGCCGGCGTTACTTTAATTTTGGATAAAGACGAAGTCATAAAAAAAGCAAAAGAAGCCGGAGTAACTATAATCGCAGTATAA
- the lpxA gene encoding acyl-ACP--UDP-N-acetylglucosamine O-acyltransferase, with translation MIHNTAVIDKSAIIEENVTIGAYTVIGKGVTIKSGTVVGSNAYIEHAEIGCSCKIFNSASIGTPPQDLSYKDEPSKVYIGEGTTLREFVTVNRGTKKTGKTIVGKNCYFMISAHVGHDCIIGDNVIVANASVFGGHVQVGDNVFFSALAGVHQFCRIGKGTMTAGGAIVTMDTIPYSMCHGDRAVLSGLNLVGMKRRGMKTEEIEEVKEAYRILFMSKLLLKDALAELEKRESVYIKEIVEFIKTSKRGIVRPS, from the coding sequence ATGATTCATAATACAGCTGTTATTGACAAAAGCGCCATTATAGAGGAAAATGTCACGATAGGAGCTTATACGGTTATCGGTAAAGGCGTTACAATAAAATCTGGTACGGTTGTTGGTTCGAACGCATATATAGAACATGCCGAAATCGGATGCAGCTGCAAAATTTTCAATTCCGCATCGATAGGTACGCCTCCGCAGGATTTGAGTTATAAAGATGAACCCTCAAAAGTGTATATAGGCGAAGGTACGACGCTTAGAGAGTTTGTTACCGTCAATAGAGGCACAAAAAAGACCGGAAAAACCATAGTCGGCAAAAACTGTTATTTTATGATTTCAGCACATGTCGGGCATGACTGCATTATAGGCGACAATGTAATCGTCGCAAATGCTTCAGTTTTCGGCGGACATGTTCAGGTTGGTGATAATGTTTTTTTTAGTGCACTTGCAGGTGTACACCAGTTTTGCAGGATAGGAAAAGGCACTATGACTGCCGGCGGTGCGATTGTAACTATGGATACTATACCGTATTCGATGTGTCATGGCGACAGAGCGGTACTAAGTGGTTTAAATTTGGTCGGAATGAAAAGAAGAGGCATGAAAACTGAGGAGATAGAAGAGGTTAAAGAAGCTTACAGAATACTTTTTATGTCAAAACTTCTGCTTAAAGACGCCCTTGCCGAATTGGAAAAAAGAGAATCTGTTTATATCAAAGAAATAGTCGAGTTTATAAAAACTTCTAAAAGAGGAATAGTAAGGCCGTCTTAA
- the lpxA gene encoding acyl-ACP--UDP-N-acetylglucosamine O-acyltransferase, which produces MIHQTAVIDKSAIIEDNVEIGPYTVIGAETVIKSGTKIHGQSVMEYAEIGSNCEIFNFSSIGKRPQDLKYQGEKTKVIVGSGTTVREGVTLNRGTAVGGQTIVGENCLLMACAHIAHDCIIGNNVIIGYSTGIAGHVKINDYAILSSSIGVHQFCKIGKSAMIGAGAMISMDIIPYAMAQGDRAVLAGLNIIGMRRRKMTLSDIEDIKNAYRILFMSKLSLEDALAKLEDSQSVHVKEMTSFIKTSQRGITRP; this is translated from the coding sequence ATGATACATCAGACGGCAGTTATAGATAAAAGCGCTATTATAGAAGATAATGTGGAAATAGGACCATATACGGTTATAGGAGCTGAAACCGTGATTAAAAGTGGCACAAAAATTCACGGCCAGTCAGTTATGGAATATGCTGAAATTGGCAGCAACTGTGAAATTTTTAATTTTTCTTCAATAGGAAAACGCCCGCAGGATTTAAAATATCAAGGCGAAAAAACAAAAGTTATAGTCGGCAGCGGTACAACTGTAAGAGAAGGCGTAACTTTAAATCGAGGCACTGCGGTGGGCGGACAAACTATAGTCGGTGAAAATTGTCTTTTAATGGCATGCGCCCACATAGCGCACGACTGCATAATCGGCAATAACGTAATAATAGGTTATTCAACGGGAATCGCCGGCCATGTGAAGATAAACGATTATGCTATTTTAAGCAGCAGCATAGGTGTGCACCAGTTTTGTAAAATAGGAAAATCCGCCATGATAGGGGCCGGAGCTATGATTTCGATGGATATTATTCCGTATGCCATGGCACAGGGAGACAGAGCAGTGCTTGCGGGGCTTAACATTATCGGTATGAGAAGAAGGAAAATGACTTTGTCCGATATAGAAGACATTAAAAATGCTTACAGAATTTTGTTTATGTCGAAGCTGTCACTTGAAGACGCTTTGGCAAAACTTGAAGACTCTCAATCAGTTCACGTCAAAGAGATGACTTCATTTATAAAAACTTCCCAAAGGGGAATAACCAGACCTTAA
- a CDS encoding bifunctional UDP-3-O-[3-hydroxymyristoyl] N-acetylglucosamine deacetylase/3-hydroxyacyl-ACP dehydratase has product MAKQTTIQKEARVKGIGLHTGNKSEVIFKPAEMGYGIKFICVDLPEKPEIEADWKNAVTGMSIRGSVIGKGYARVHTIEHIMASCCALGIDNLRIEINNNEPPILDGSAKIFADTLIQAGIKELDAPKEYLTIDEPIHFESDKTKISAYPSDKFEIDCSIEFDHPFLKIQQISLEINREVFCNEIASARTFCFDYEIEALQKNGLALGGSFDNAIVIALDGIHNKEPLRFDNEFVRHKTLDLIGDLYLAGKPIKAKIVADKPGHQNNIGFVKEFIKKAVIKKDNIKSDAAMERSQAAPQEKIFSHEEVLRIIPHRYPFIMIDKVKINETEPSKAIGYKCVSGNEGFFQGHFPGAPIMPGVLIIEAMAQTSCVMFLSRPEMINCLAYFMSIDNVKFRRPVKPGDYLELKVEVVKDGGRRGKMKGQAFVDGKLMTEAEFMFIIVDKETK; this is encoded by the coding sequence ATGGCAAAACAGACTACCATACAAAAAGAAGCACGAGTAAAAGGAATAGGTTTACATACGGGAAATAAAAGCGAGGTGATATTTAAACCAGCCGAGATGGGATATGGGATAAAGTTCATCTGCGTGGACTTGCCAGAAAAACCTGAAATAGAAGCCGATTGGAAAAATGCAGTAACAGGGATGTCCATCAGGGGAAGCGTTATAGGAAAAGGATATGCCAGAGTTCATACGATAGAACATATAATGGCTTCGTGTTGCGCTTTGGGAATAGATAATTTAAGAATCGAAATAAACAATAATGAACCTCCTATACTTGATGGAAGTGCCAAAATATTTGCCGACACTTTAATACAAGCAGGCATTAAAGAACTCGATGCACCAAAAGAATATTTGACCATTGATGAACCGATTCATTTTGAATCTGATAAAACTAAAATATCAGCATACCCTTCGGACAAATTTGAAATAGACTGCTCGATAGAATTTGATCATCCTTTTCTAAAAATTCAACAAATATCGCTTGAAATCAACAGAGAGGTTTTTTGCAATGAGATCGCTTCTGCAAGAACTTTTTGTTTTGATTATGAAATAGAAGCTTTGCAAAAAAATGGGCTTGCTTTGGGTGGTTCTTTTGACAATGCGATAGTCATAGCTTTAGACGGCATACACAATAAAGAACCTTTGAGGTTTGACAACGAATTTGTAAGGCATAAAACTTTGGATTTAATAGGAGATCTTTATCTGGCGGGAAAACCCATAAAGGCAAAGATTGTCGCAGATAAGCCGGGTCATCAAAATAATATAGGTTTTGTCAAAGAATTTATAAAAAAAGCTGTCATAAAAAAAGATAACATAAAATCAGATGCAGCGATGGAGCGCAGTCAGGCAGCACCGCAAGAAAAAATTTTTAGCCATGAAGAGGTTTTGAGAATCATACCTCACAGATATCCTTTTATAATGATTGACAAAGTAAAAATAAACGAAACAGAACCTTCCAAAGCTATCGGATACAAATGTGTCAGCGGAAACGAAGGTTTTTTTCAGGGGCATTTTCCCGGAGCTCCAATAATGCCAGGCGTGTTGATTATTGAGGCTATGGCGCAGACTTCCTGCGTTATGTTTCTTTCCCGCCCAGAAATGATAAACTGCCTTGCATATTTTATGTCTATAGACAACGTAAAGTTCAGAAGGCCTGTAAAGCCCGGAGATTATCTTGAGCTTAAAGTTGAGGTGGTAAAAGACGGCGGTAGGCGCGGGAAAATGAAAGGGCAGGCTTTTGTCGATGGAAAACTTATGACAGAGGCGGAATTTATGTTCATTATAGTGGACAAAGAGACAAAATAA
- the lpxD gene encoding UDP-3-O-(3-hydroxymyristoyl)glucosamine N-acyltransferase yields the protein MKITALELVKIVSGEVIGNVEEIITGVNGLEQAKNGDLSFLGNPKYVTEALKTKASVILIPQNTDISAFKNKTLIKTQNPQYAFSKVLAIIDKERIDAIGSRIHSSASISEKAFVGNTVYIGQNVVIEDGVEIGGWTKIFPNVYIGKNSKIGESCIFYPNVVIRENTIIGNRVILQPGVIIGGDGFGFATVDGINHKIAQIGNVEIGSDVEIGAGSAVDRAAVGTTKIGRGTKIDNFVQIAHNVQIGENCIIVAQSGIAGSTKIGNNVTIGAQVGISGHIKIGNNVIISSQSGVGGNLLDGDKVGGNPLAELGESIKIRATMRKLPKMYKDIKSIKKQLEMKK from the coding sequence ATGAAAATTACCGCTTTAGAGCTTGTAAAAATTGTTTCAGGTGAAGTTATAGGAAACGTCGAAGAAATAATAACCGGGGTAAACGGTTTGGAGCAAGCCAAAAACGGAGATCTTTCTTTTTTAGGAAATCCAAAATATGTAACCGAAGCGTTAAAAACAAAAGCCAGTGTTATTCTTATTCCGCAAAATACAGATATATCCGCATTTAAAAATAAAACACTTATAAAAACGCAAAATCCACAGTATGCTTTTTCAAAAGTCCTAGCGATTATCGATAAAGAAAGAATTGATGCAATAGGAAGCAGAATACATTCTTCAGCTTCTATATCAGAAAAGGCTTTTGTCGGAAATACCGTATATATAGGGCAGAATGTCGTAATTGAAGATGGTGTTGAAATAGGCGGATGGACAAAAATTTTTCCAAATGTCTATATAGGAAAAAATTCAAAAATTGGAGAAAGCTGTATTTTTTATCCCAACGTAGTCATAAGGGAAAACACGATAATCGGTAATAGAGTTATTTTGCAGCCCGGCGTAATTATCGGCGGTGATGGTTTTGGTTTTGCCACAGTTGACGGCATAAACCATAAAATCGCGCAAATAGGAAATGTTGAAATAGGCAGTGATGTTGAAATAGGAGCGGGTTCTGCCGTTGACAGAGCTGCCGTAGGCACAACGAAAATAGGCAGGGGCACGAAAATCGACAATTTTGTACAGATAGCGCATAATGTTCAAATCGGTGAGAACTGTATAATTGTGGCTCAAAGCGGCATAGCAGGATCTACAAAAATAGGAAATAATGTTACCATTGGTGCACAAGTAGGCATATCGGGACACATCAAGATAGGAAATAATGTAATTATATCAAGCCAGTCGGGAGTCGGCGGAAATCTTCTTGACGGAGATAAAGTCGGCGGAAATCCTTTGGCTGAACTCGGTGAAAGCATAAAAATAAGAGCTACGATGAGAAAACTTCCCAAAATGTATAAAGATATAAAATCAATAAAAAAACAACTGGAGATGAAAAAATAA
- a CDS encoding OmpH family outer membrane protein, with the protein MFSKKIFLSLLTVLFLNSVSFAIEIPLSGAVKRGKGSGNGIVFVDMEKVFNSHPMAGRFKEELKNFANTRKNAIEEMIKQHDVVQLQLREINAKIIEARTVEDEAALSELANQLDNLQKSIEQKRAEIADLSKRTKNELDLMEEKNSLAVLKDIEVVLKEVAVKHNSEVMFDKQSILYGSDKCEDVTVEVIKKLEVR; encoded by the coding sequence ATGTTTTCTAAAAAAATATTTTTATCATTGTTGACGGTTTTATTTTTGAATTCCGTTTCTTTTGCGATAGAAATTCCGCTGAGCGGCGCAGTAAAACGCGGAAAAGGAAGCGGAAACGGTATTGTTTTTGTCGATATGGAAAAAGTTTTTAACTCTCATCCGATGGCTGGAAGGTTTAAAGAGGAATTAAAAAATTTTGCAAATACAAGAAAAAACGCCATTGAAGAGATGATAAAGCAGCATGATGTGGTGCAGCTGCAGTTGCGTGAGATTAATGCAAAAATAATCGAAGCGCGAACTGTAGAAGACGAAGCCGCTCTTTCCGAACTTGCCAATCAACTGGATAATTTGCAAAAGTCCATTGAACAAAAGAGAGCTGAAATTGCGGATTTATCTAAAAGGACGAAAAATGAGCTGGATTTAATGGAAGAAAAAAATTCTCTTGCAGTTTTAAAAGACATCGAAGTAGTTTTAAAAGAAGTAGCCGTAAAGCATAATTCTGAAGTTATGTTTGACAAACAGAGCATTTTATATGGAAGCGATAAATGTGAAGATGTGACCGTCGAAGTTATAAAAAAGCTTGAAGTGCGTTAG